In the Agrococcus sp. Marseille-Q4369 genome, one interval contains:
- the polA gene encoding DNA polymerase I — MVIDGHSLAFRAFFALPLENFVNSEGQHTNAIHGFLSMLLKLLQDHRPTHLAVAFDISRFSFRTREYAEYKGTRDETPKEFKGQVPLLEEALHAMGVRTLSKEDYEADDILATLSVQGAKAGMDVYVVSGDRDTIQLVNDDVTLLYPSVRGVSELKRYTPETVRERYGIEPAQYPEIAALVGESSDNLIGIDKVGEKTAVKWITQYGTVENLLAHADEIKGVVGNNLREQRERAERNRRLNQLLTDVDLGVEIDELARGQVDEAKLREVFQRLQFRTLLDRVLKQEGSGDSAAPLEPDVQAPAVQKLVDEELDLWLSRAKGTVAVSIAPDGAGGIAGFGVATEGASAYVPFKAGTADYDGFVEWLASDAPKALHDVKASIKVLERAGLRLGGAAHDTRVAAWLQTPTAPPKTFELDWQTEALLGATLPAPDPNQLVPEVEPEQLGTVAWLTGELSRAQRPRLDPGTLGVLDDIELPLMPVLVRMERQGVRMDRDVLQRILDEMRAKAAGHAEAAYAEIGHEVNLGSPKQLQTVLFEELDMPKTRATKTGYSTDAQALADLQETNPHPFLGLLLQHRETSKLAQIIEGLLRAIQDDGRIRTRYDQTGSASGRLSSNDPNLQNIPVRTEVSREIRSAFAHGPEFETMLTADYSQIEMRIMAHLSGDEGLIEAFLSGEDLHRFVGSRIFGVDPSEVTALQRVKVKAMSYGLAYGLSAFGLSKQLRISQAEAKQLMLDYFQRFGGIRDYLRGVVMQAKDDGYTTTIFGRRRPFPDLTSSNRVLRENAERQALNSPIQGSAADIIKRAMIAIDRRIADEGLGSRMLLQVHDELVFEVATGEREALEAIVRAEMGGAAELSVPLEVQVGVGPNWDAAAH, encoded by the coding sequence ATGGTCATCGACGGCCACTCCCTCGCGTTCCGGGCGTTCTTCGCCCTGCCGCTCGAGAACTTCGTCAACAGCGAAGGGCAGCACACGAACGCCATCCACGGCTTCCTGTCGATGCTGCTCAAGCTGCTGCAGGACCACCGGCCCACCCACCTCGCGGTCGCGTTCGACATCTCCCGGTTCTCGTTCCGCACCCGCGAGTACGCCGAGTACAAGGGCACGCGCGACGAGACGCCGAAGGAGTTCAAGGGCCAGGTGCCGCTGCTCGAGGAGGCGCTCCACGCGATGGGCGTGCGCACCCTCTCGAAGGAGGACTACGAGGCCGACGACATCCTCGCGACCCTCTCGGTGCAGGGCGCGAAGGCCGGCATGGACGTCTACGTCGTCTCGGGCGACCGCGACACGATCCAGCTCGTCAACGACGACGTGACGCTGCTCTACCCCTCGGTGCGCGGCGTCTCCGAGCTCAAGCGCTACACGCCCGAGACGGTGCGCGAGCGCTACGGCATCGAGCCGGCGCAGTACCCCGAGATCGCCGCGCTCGTCGGCGAGTCGAGCGACAACCTCATCGGCATCGACAAGGTCGGCGAGAAGACCGCCGTCAAGTGGATCACGCAGTACGGCACGGTCGAGAACCTGCTCGCGCACGCCGACGAGATCAAGGGCGTCGTCGGCAACAACCTGCGCGAGCAGCGCGAGCGCGCCGAGCGCAACCGCCGCCTCAACCAGCTGCTCACCGACGTCGACCTCGGCGTCGAGATCGACGAGCTCGCGCGCGGGCAGGTCGACGAGGCGAAGCTGCGCGAGGTGTTCCAGCGGCTGCAGTTCCGCACGCTGCTCGACCGCGTGCTCAAGCAGGAGGGCAGCGGCGACTCGGCCGCCCCGCTCGAGCCCGACGTGCAGGCGCCCGCGGTGCAGAAGCTCGTCGACGAGGAGCTCGACCTGTGGCTCTCGCGCGCGAAGGGCACGGTCGCCGTCTCGATCGCGCCCGACGGCGCCGGCGGCATCGCGGGCTTCGGCGTCGCGACCGAGGGCGCGAGCGCCTACGTGCCGTTCAAGGCCGGCACGGCCGACTACGACGGATTCGTCGAGTGGCTCGCGTCGGACGCCCCGAAGGCGCTCCACGACGTCAAGGCGTCCATCAAGGTCCTCGAGCGCGCGGGGCTCCGCCTCGGCGGGGCAGCGCACGACACGCGCGTCGCCGCGTGGCTGCAGACGCCCACCGCGCCGCCCAAGACCTTCGAGCTCGACTGGCAGACCGAGGCGCTGCTCGGCGCGACACTCCCGGCGCCCGACCCCAACCAGCTCGTGCCCGAGGTCGAGCCCGAGCAGCTCGGCACCGTCGCGTGGCTCACGGGCGAGCTCTCGCGCGCGCAGCGACCGCGCCTCGACCCCGGCACGCTCGGCGTGCTCGACGACATCGAGCTGCCGCTCATGCCGGTGCTCGTGCGCATGGAGCGCCAGGGCGTGCGCATGGATCGCGACGTGCTGCAGCGCATCCTCGACGAGATGCGGGCGAAGGCCGCGGGGCACGCCGAGGCCGCGTACGCCGAGATCGGCCACGAGGTCAACCTCGGCAGCCCCAAGCAGCTGCAGACGGTGCTGTTCGAAGAGCTCGACATGCCGAAGACGCGCGCGACGAAGACGGGCTACTCGACCGACGCGCAAGCGCTCGCCGACCTGCAGGAGACGAACCCGCACCCGTTCCTCGGGCTGCTGCTGCAGCACCGCGAGACGTCGAAGCTCGCGCAGATCATCGAGGGGCTGCTGCGCGCGATCCAGGACGACGGCCGCATCCGCACCCGCTACGACCAGACCGGCTCGGCCTCCGGCCGCCTCTCGTCGAACGACCCGAACCTGCAGAACATCCCGGTGCGCACGGAGGTGAGCCGCGAGATCCGCTCGGCGTTCGCGCACGGGCCCGAGTTCGAGACGATGCTCACCGCCGACTACTCGCAGATCGAGATGCGCATCATGGCGCACCTCTCGGGCGACGAGGGACTCATCGAGGCGTTCCTCTCGGGCGAGGACCTGCACCGCTTCGTCGGCAGCCGCATCTTCGGCGTCGACCCGAGCGAGGTCACGGCGCTGCAGCGCGTCAAGGTCAAGGCGATGAGCTACGGCCTCGCGTACGGGCTGAGCGCCTTCGGGCTCTCGAAGCAGCTGCGCATCTCGCAAGCCGAGGCGAAGCAGCTCATGCTCGACTACTTCCAGCGCTTCGGCGGCATCCGCGACTACCTCCGCGGCGTCGTGATGCAGGCGAAGGACGACGGCTACACGACCACGATCTTCGGCCGCCGCCGCCCGTTCCCCGACCTGACGTCGTCGAACCGCGTGTTGCGCGAGAACGCCGAGCGGCAGGCGCTCAACTCGCCCATCCAGGGCTCGGCCGCCGACATCATCAAGCGCGCGATGATCGCGATCGACCGCCGCATCGCCGACGAGGGGCTCGGCTCGCGCATGCTGCTGCAGGTGCACGACGAGCTCGTCTTCGAGGTCGCGACCGGCGAGCGCGAGGCGCTCGAGGCGATCGTCCGCGCCGAGATGGGCGGCGCGGCCGAGCTCTCGGTGCCGCTCGAGGTGCAGGTCGGCGTCGGCCCGAACTGGGACGCCGCCGCGCACTGA
- a CDS encoding serine hydrolase domain-containing protein, translated as MPTDDAITHALDYADRWLAYRRWRLRVPGVQLAVRIGGELVLERAIGVADEATGEPLTNEHRFRIASHSKALAAIAAMRLVDDGALRLDDPLGALVPALTGTDAAGLTVRELLSHGSGATRDGDDVAFWQLADDFPDADRLRSIATSGVARLDASAEFKYSNIGFGLLGLAIEAVTAEPYADALARLVLAPLGLEATSADIEGASQPLATGHSALHSSDVRAPLGSPSSRALAAATGAVSTAAELSDALRTIADADDRLLSGTARRRMRQRQWSTSGRDGAVAGYGLGLMLREIDGRTWHGHGGAWTGQATRTLVDAERDIVVSVLANAIDAPAEELAVGVARIVQAALEPTAELADDDLTLARSFEGSFASIWGRLDVVELGGRLLGIAPTAADPLASVDVLTPRGTGRVVIAAATGMGSGHEEAIAERDESGRVVRWRGAWHQHAVDPVPAEAGTTA; from the coding sequence ATGCCCACCGACGACGCGATCACGCACGCCCTCGACTACGCCGACCGCTGGCTCGCCTACCGCCGCTGGCGGCTGCGGGTGCCGGGCGTGCAGCTCGCCGTGCGCATCGGCGGCGAGCTCGTGCTCGAGCGCGCGATCGGTGTCGCCGACGAGGCGACGGGCGAGCCGCTCACGAACGAGCACCGCTTCCGCATCGCCTCCCACTCGAAGGCGCTCGCGGCGATCGCCGCGATGCGGCTCGTCGACGACGGCGCCCTCCGGCTCGACGATCCGCTCGGCGCGCTCGTGCCGGCGCTCACCGGCACCGACGCCGCTGGGCTCACGGTGCGCGAGCTGCTCTCCCACGGGAGCGGCGCGACGCGCGATGGCGACGACGTCGCCTTCTGGCAGCTCGCCGACGACTTCCCGGATGCCGACCGGCTGCGTTCGATCGCGACGTCCGGCGTCGCTCGGCTCGACGCATCCGCCGAGTTCAAGTACTCCAACATCGGCTTCGGCCTGCTCGGCCTCGCGATCGAGGCGGTGACCGCGGAGCCCTACGCCGACGCGCTCGCGCGCCTCGTGCTCGCGCCGCTCGGGCTCGAGGCCACGAGCGCCGACATCGAGGGCGCTTCGCAGCCGCTCGCGACGGGGCACTCCGCGCTGCACTCGAGCGACGTGCGGGCGCCGCTCGGCAGCCCTTCCTCGCGCGCGCTCGCCGCCGCGACGGGCGCCGTCTCGACGGCGGCGGAGCTCTCGGATGCACTCCGCACGATCGCGGACGCCGACGACCGGCTGCTGAGCGGCACGGCACGACGGCGGATGCGGCAGCGCCAGTGGTCGACGTCGGGCCGCGACGGCGCGGTGGCGGGGTACGGCCTCGGGCTCATGCTGCGCGAGATCGACGGGCGCACGTGGCACGGCCACGGCGGGGCGTGGACGGGACAGGCGACGCGCACGCTCGTCGACGCCGAGCGCGACATCGTCGTGAGCGTGCTCGCGAACGCGATCGACGCGCCCGCCGAGGAGCTCGCCGTCGGCGTCGCCCGCATCGTCCAGGCTGCGCTCGAGCCCACGGCCGAGCTCGCGGACGACGACCTCACGCTGGCGCGCTCGTTCGAGGGGTCCTTCGCGAGCATCTGGGGCCGACTCGACGTCGTCGAGCTCGGCGGACGGTTGCTCGGCATCGCGCCGACGGCGGCCGATCCGCTCGCCTCGGTCGACGTGCTCACGCCGCGCGGCACCGGCCGCGTGGTGATCGCCGCCGCGACCGGCATGGGCTCCGGTCACGAGGAGGCGATCGCCGAGCGCGACGAGTCGGGCCGCGTGGTGCGCTGGCGCGGCGCGTGGCACCAGCACGCGGTCGACCCCGTGCCCGCCGAGGCGGGGACGACCGCTTAG
- a CDS encoding PaaI family thioesterase codes for MQIEFLKLSAEHSIARMPAEGNRQPAGFVHGGAYCVIAETLGSVSANIHAGEGRYAVGTDINATHTRSITSGWVTAECTAVHLGRSMTVHEIVCTDDEGRRASTLRITNFIKTR; via the coding sequence ATGCAGATCGAGTTCCTCAAGCTCTCGGCCGAGCACTCGATCGCGCGCATGCCGGCGGAGGGCAACCGGCAGCCGGCGGGCTTCGTGCACGGCGGCGCCTACTGCGTCATCGCCGAGACGCTCGGCTCGGTGAGCGCGAACATCCACGCGGGCGAGGGCCGCTACGCCGTCGGCACCGACATCAACGCGACCCACACGCGCTCGATCACGAGCGGATGGGTGACGGCCGAGTGCACGGCCGTCCACCTCGGGCGGTCCATGACGGTGCACGAGATCGTCTGCACCGACGACGAGGGCCGCCGAGCCTCGACCCTCCGCATCACGAACTTCATCAAGACCCGCTGA
- a CDS encoding DUF885 domain-containing protein, with the protein MTDERVGATSRQQTEIDRIAEDYVHRAAAMNPEINVYVGLEGDNAGYGDYSPSGRDADAALAREVLAALEAAEPVDDVDWVTKTDLSRELQLELDVHDSGWGDRDLNNLASPASGIRDIFDLMSTGSEDDWSTIAQRLRNVPAAIDGYIASLRNGIATGNTPAARQIDNVLEQFTDYAPGKGFFHDFAASAKAGDRELPASLRDDLAKAAGEATEAHARFAEFLRTELAASANPVDAVGRDFYSLMSRRFLGAAVDLDETYAWGIEELDRMRTEQEAIANEILPGATVQEAIAHLDQDASRKLHGTDALKAWMQETSDRAIEELGRTHFDIAEPIKALECMIAPTQTGGIYYTGPADDFSRPGRMWWSVPEGVTEFDTWRELTTVYHEGVPGHHLQIAQATYNRAQLNLWRRAFAGTSGHAEGWALYAERLMESLGYLDDPADRLGMLDGQRMRAARVVLDIGVHLGKPRLDGTGEWDFDYAFEFMKSNVNMNEPFVRFEVNRYFGWPGQAPSYKIGQRIFEQIRDAAKEAEGDAFDLKRFHTRVLNIGGVGLDTLREAVLRS; encoded by the coding sequence ATGACTGACGAGAGAGTCGGCGCGACGTCGCGCCAGCAGACCGAGATCGACCGGATCGCGGAGGACTACGTCCACCGCGCTGCCGCCATGAACCCCGAGATCAACGTGTACGTGGGCCTCGAGGGCGACAACGCCGGCTACGGCGACTACTCGCCGAGCGGCCGCGACGCCGACGCCGCGCTCGCGCGCGAGGTGCTCGCCGCCCTCGAGGCCGCCGAGCCCGTCGACGACGTCGACTGGGTGACGAAGACCGACCTCTCGCGCGAGCTGCAGCTCGAGCTCGACGTGCACGACTCCGGCTGGGGCGACCGCGACCTCAACAACCTCGCGAGCCCGGCCTCGGGCATCCGCGACATCTTCGACCTCATGTCGACCGGCAGCGAGGACGACTGGTCGACGATCGCGCAGCGCTTGCGCAACGTGCCCGCCGCGATCGACGGCTACATCGCCTCGCTTCGCAACGGCATCGCCACCGGCAACACGCCCGCGGCGCGCCAGATCGACAACGTGCTCGAGCAGTTCACCGACTACGCGCCAGGCAAGGGCTTCTTCCACGACTTCGCCGCCTCCGCGAAGGCGGGGGACCGGGAGCTGCCCGCCTCGCTCCGCGACGACCTCGCGAAGGCCGCAGGCGAGGCGACCGAGGCGCACGCGCGGTTCGCGGAGTTCCTGCGCACCGAGCTCGCCGCATCCGCCAACCCCGTCGACGCCGTCGGCCGCGACTTCTACTCGCTCATGTCGCGCCGGTTCCTCGGCGCCGCCGTCGACCTCGACGAGACCTACGCGTGGGGCATCGAGGAGCTCGACCGGATGCGCACCGAGCAGGAGGCGATCGCGAACGAGATCCTCCCGGGCGCGACCGTGCAGGAGGCGATCGCGCACCTCGACCAGGACGCGAGCCGCAAGCTCCACGGCACCGACGCGCTCAAGGCGTGGATGCAGGAGACGAGCGACCGCGCGATCGAGGAGCTCGGCCGCACCCACTTCGACATCGCCGAGCCCATCAAGGCGCTCGAGTGCATGATCGCGCCGACGCAGACCGGCGGCATCTACTACACCGGTCCCGCCGACGACTTCTCGCGGCCGGGGCGGATGTGGTGGTCGGTGCCCGAGGGCGTCACCGAGTTCGACACGTGGCGCGAGCTCACGACCGTGTACCACGAGGGTGTGCCGGGCCACCACCTGCAGATCGCGCAGGCGACGTACAACCGCGCGCAGCTCAACCTGTGGCGCCGCGCGTTCGCCGGCACCTCGGGCCACGCCGAGGGCTGGGCGCTCTACGCGGAGCGGCTCATGGAGTCGCTCGGCTACCTCGACGACCCGGCCGACCGGCTCGGGATGCTCGACGGTCAGCGGATGCGCGCGGCGCGCGTCGTGCTCGACATCGGCGTGCACCTCGGCAAGCCGCGCCTCGACGGCACGGGCGAGTGGGACTTCGACTACGCCTTCGAGTTCATGAAGTCGAACGTCAACATGAACGAGCCGTTCGTGCGCTTCGAGGTCAACCGCTACTTCGGCTGGCCGGGCCAGGCGCCGTCCTACAAGATCGGCCAGCGCATCTTCGAGCAGATCCGGGATGCCGCGAAGGAGGCCGAGGGTGACGCGTTCGACCTCAAGCGCTTCCACACCCGAGTGCTCAACATCGGCGGCGTCGGCCTCGACACGCTGCGCGAGGCCGTGCTCCGCAGCTGA
- a CDS encoding DUF4126 domain-containing protein: MLEALTGAGLAAAAGMNAYIPLLVVGVADRLFPGLLALPEGWAWLSSWWVIGIVAVLLVVEVVADKVPAVDSVNDVLQSLVRPAAGGLVFGSSSTASTVAVSDPAEFFASNQWVPIVVGAVIALAVHVGKTAVRPAANVATAGAAAPVISTVEDVSAIGLSLLAIVAPILVVLGLLLLWLFGWSLWRSARRRRNADLRPATDRHGAD; encoded by the coding sequence GTGCTGGAGGCCCTGACCGGTGCCGGGCTCGCCGCGGCCGCGGGCATGAACGCGTACATCCCCCTGCTCGTCGTCGGGGTCGCCGATCGGCTCTTCCCCGGCCTGCTCGCGCTCCCCGAGGGCTGGGCGTGGCTCTCGAGCTGGTGGGTGATCGGCATCGTCGCGGTGCTGCTCGTCGTCGAGGTCGTCGCCGACAAGGTGCCGGCCGTCGACAGCGTGAACGACGTGCTGCAGTCGCTCGTGCGCCCGGCCGCGGGCGGCCTCGTGTTCGGCTCGTCCTCGACCGCCTCGACCGTCGCGGTCAGCGACCCCGCCGAGTTCTTCGCCTCGAACCAGTGGGTGCCCATCGTCGTCGGCGCGGTCATCGCGCTCGCGGTCCACGTCGGCAAGACCGCGGTGCGCCCGGCAGCGAACGTCGCGACCGCGGGCGCGGCGGCGCCGGTCATCTCGACGGTCGAGGACGTGAGCGCGATCGGGCTCTCGCTGCTCGCGATCGTCGCCCCGATCCTCGTCGTGCTCGGCTTGCTCCTGCTGTGGCTCTTCGGCTGGTCGCTGTGGCGCTCGGCCCGCCGCCGGCGGAACGCCGATCTGCGGCCGGCGACCGACAGGCACGGCGCCGACTAA
- a CDS encoding LLM class F420-dependent oxidoreductase, whose protein sequence is MNDSALRFGLFVPQGWRLDLVGIEPAEQWGRMLEVAERADAGPWHSVWVYDHFHTTPQPTDEATHEAWTLMAALAASTSRVRLGQMCTCMGYRNPAYLAKVAATVDVISGGRLEFGIGAGWYEHEWRAYGYGFPGVGDRISALRDGVQIIQRLWAEGRATLESESFSVDGAICRPQPLQIGRDGRPRIPTWIAGGGEQRTLRYAAKWADATNFGGSPEQFARKRDVLLRHLEKEGRDPAEVRLTSNLNIVVREREAEARRVVDEVNARADSALPAEHAGTGFSARGAVVGTPQMVVDHVGALREAGLGTLIAYMPEVAFEQDGIELFEREVMTALR, encoded by the coding sequence ATGAACGACTCCGCGCTCCGGTTCGGCCTCTTCGTCCCGCAGGGATGGCGCCTCGACCTCGTCGGCATCGAGCCCGCCGAGCAGTGGGGGCGGATGCTCGAGGTCGCGGAGCGCGCGGACGCCGGCCCCTGGCACTCGGTGTGGGTCTACGACCACTTCCACACCACGCCGCAGCCGACCGATGAGGCGACGCACGAGGCGTGGACGCTCATGGCCGCGCTCGCCGCGAGCACGAGCCGCGTGCGGCTCGGCCAGATGTGCACGTGCATGGGGTACCGGAACCCCGCCTACCTCGCGAAGGTCGCCGCGACCGTCGACGTCATCTCCGGCGGCCGGCTCGAGTTCGGCATCGGCGCCGGCTGGTACGAGCACGAGTGGCGCGCCTACGGCTACGGCTTCCCGGGCGTTGGCGACCGCATCTCGGCGCTCCGCGACGGCGTGCAGATCATCCAGCGGCTGTGGGCCGAGGGTCGCGCGACGCTCGAGTCGGAGTCGTTCTCGGTCGACGGCGCCATCTGCCGGCCGCAGCCGCTGCAGATCGGGCGCGACGGCCGTCCCCGCATCCCCACCTGGATCGCGGGCGGCGGCGAGCAGCGCACGCTCCGCTACGCGGCGAAGTGGGCGGATGCGACGAACTTCGGCGGCTCGCCCGAGCAGTTCGCGCGCAAGCGCGACGTGCTGCTGCGCCACCTCGAGAAGGAGGGGCGCGACCCCGCCGAGGTGCGGCTGACCTCCAACCTCAACATCGTCGTGCGCGAGCGCGAGGCTGAAGCGCGCCGCGTCGTCGACGAGGTCAACGCGCGCGCCGACTCGGCGCTGCCCGCCGAGCACGCCGGCACGGGCTTCTCGGCGCGCGGCGCCGTCGTCGGCACGCCGCAGATGGTCGTCGACCACGTCGGGGCGCTCCGCGAAGCCGGCCTCGGCACGCTCATCGCCTACATGCCGGAGGTCGCGTTCGAGCAGGACGGCATCGAGCTCTTCGAGCGGGAGGTCATGACCGCCCTCCGCTGA
- a CDS encoding response regulator, with translation MTDDLFAEPIIDQAPAEHATTARTVLVAEDESLIRLDIVETLQAAGFEVIGEAGDGERAVELATELEPDLVVMDVKMPKMDGISAAEKISAAKIAPVVLLTAFSQKELVERAGEAGALAYVVKPFTQNDLLPAIEIALARWDQIRALESEVADLADRFETRKLVDRAKGLLNQRMGLAEPEAFRWIQKASMDRRLTMAEVAQAVIEQLSAKK, from the coding sequence ATGACCGACGACCTCTTCGCCGAGCCCATCATCGACCAGGCTCCTGCCGAGCACGCGACGACCGCGCGCACCGTGCTCGTCGCGGAGGACGAGTCGCTCATCCGCCTCGACATCGTCGAGACGCTGCAGGCCGCGGGCTTCGAGGTCATCGGCGAGGCGGGCGACGGCGAGCGCGCCGTCGAGCTCGCGACCGAGCTCGAGCCCGACCTCGTCGTCATGGACGTCAAGATGCCGAAGATGGACGGCATCAGCGCCGCTGAGAAGATCAGCGCCGCGAAGATCGCGCCCGTCGTGCTGCTCACGGCGTTCAGTCAGAAGGAGCTCGTCGAGCGGGCCGGCGAGGCGGGCGCGCTCGCCTACGTCGTGAAGCCGTTCACGCAGAACGACCTGCTGCCCGCGATCGAGATCGCGCTCGCGCGCTGGGACCAGATCCGCGCGCTCGAGAGCGAGGTCGCCGACCTCGCCGACCGCTTCGAGACGCGCAAGCTCGTCGACCGCGCGAAGGGCCTGCTGAACCAGCGCATGGGCCTCGCCGAGCCGGAGGCGTTCCGCTGGATCCAGAAGGCCTCGATGGACCGCCGCCTGACGATGGCCGAGGTCGCGCAGGCCGTCATCGAGCAGCTGAGCGCCAAGAAGTAG
- the rpsA gene encoding 30S ribosomal protein S1, protein MTTATTTAPKQVAVNDIGSADDFMAAVEKTLKFFNDGDLIEGTVVKIDRDEVLLDVGYKTEGVIPSRELSIKHDVDPSEVVEVGDTVEALVLQKEDKEGRLILSKKRAQYERAWGDVERIKDEDGVVTGTVIEVVKGGLIVDIGLRGFLPASLIELRRVRDLTPYLGQEIEAKILELDKNRNNVVLSRRALLEETQSASRGQFLQSLQKGQVRKGVVSSIVNFGAFVDLGGVDGLVHVSELSWKHIEHASEVVEVGQEVTVEILTVELDRERVSLSLKATQEDPWQIFARTHAIGQVAPGKVTKLVTFGAFVRVADGIEGLVHISELSAKHVETADQVVAVGDEVFVKIIDIDLERRRISLSLKQANEGVDPDGTDFDPALYGMLAEYDEQGNYKFPEGFDPETNEWKEGFESQREAWEAEYAAAQARWEAHKAQVAAARDAELTSNDVPSGASSFGGSSDDSGAGTLADDEALAALREKLTGSSE, encoded by the coding sequence ATGACCACTGCAACGACCACGGCTCCCAAGCAGGTCGCTGTGAACGACATCGGCTCGGCCGATGACTTCATGGCCGCCGTTGAGAAGACCCTGAAGTTCTTCAACGACGGCGACCTCATCGAGGGCACCGTCGTCAAGATCGACCGCGACGAGGTCCTCCTCGACGTCGGCTACAAGACTGAGGGCGTCATCCCCTCGCGCGAGCTCTCCATCAAGCACGACGTCGACCCCTCCGAGGTCGTCGAGGTCGGCGACACCGTCGAGGCGCTCGTCCTCCAGAAGGAGGACAAGGAGGGTCGCCTGATCCTCTCGAAGAAGCGCGCGCAGTACGAGCGCGCCTGGGGCGATGTCGAGCGCATCAAGGACGAGGACGGCGTCGTCACCGGCACGGTCATCGAGGTGGTCAAGGGCGGCCTCATCGTCGACATCGGCCTCCGTGGCTTCCTGCCGGCCTCGCTCATCGAGCTGCGCCGCGTCCGCGACCTCACGCCGTACCTCGGCCAGGAGATCGAGGCGAAGATCCTCGAGCTCGACAAGAACCGCAACAACGTCGTGCTCTCGCGCCGCGCGCTCCTCGAGGAGACGCAGTCGGCCTCGCGCGGCCAGTTCCTGCAGTCGCTCCAGAAGGGGCAGGTCCGCAAGGGCGTCGTCTCGTCGATCGTCAACTTCGGCGCGTTCGTCGACCTCGGCGGCGTCGACGGCCTCGTGCACGTCTCGGAGCTCTCGTGGAAGCACATCGAGCACGCCTCGGAGGTCGTGGAGGTGGGCCAGGAGGTCACCGTCGAGATCCTCACCGTCGAGCTCGACCGCGAGCGCGTCTCGCTGTCGCTCAAGGCGACGCAGGAGGACCCGTGGCAGATCTTCGCCCGCACGCACGCGATCGGTCAGGTCGCACCGGGCAAGGTCACGAAGCTCGTCACGTTCGGCGCGTTCGTGCGCGTCGCGGACGGCATCGAGGGCCTCGTGCACATCTCGGAGCTCTCGGCGAAGCACGTCGAGACGGCTGACCAGGTCGTCGCGGTCGGCGACGAGGTCTTCGTGAAGATCATCGACATCGACCTCGAGCGCCGCCGCATCTCGCTCTCGCTCAAGCAGGCGAACGAGGGCGTCGACCCCGACGGCACCGACTTCGACCCGGCGCTCTACGGCATGCTCGCCGAGTACGACGAGCAGGGCAACTACAAGTTCCCGGAGGGCTTCGACCCCGAGACGAACGAGTGGAAGGAAGGCTTCGAGTCGCAGCGCGAGGCCTGGGAGGCCGAGTACGCGGCCGCGCAGGCGCGCTGGGAGGCGCACAAGGCGCAGGTCGCGGCGGCCCGCGACGCCGAGCTCACCTCGAACGACGTGCCCTCGGGCGCATCGTCGTTCGGCGGCAGCTCCGACGACTCGGGCGCCGGCACCCTCGCCGACGACGAGGCGCTCGCCGCGCTCCGCGAGAAGCTCACCGGCTCCTCGGAGTAG
- a CDS encoding DUF559 domain-containing protein — translation MLAMRSPHGFTVRDGLERGYSAAELRSMAFTAPARGARITAAIGDESQALLEAVRVVAQDDQFFSHTTAARVHGIPLPTRFEREARIHLASPTGRSRMQRPGVVGHRLKSEVEEVDGMRVEARADTFVHLAPLLSLEELVTVGDWLVSTKRRDPLTVEDLTNALRRYPGVRGLHRARQAVALVRVGSESPRESLVRLLIMGALPEPTLQHEVFDATGLFVARLDASWPHLKLAVEYDGEHHTDPAQQERDRIRRGKLRALGWQVVVVTKDDLEDGGEAILREIVAAHRRLSSWTAA, via the coding sequence ATGCTCGCCATGCGCAGTCCACATGGCTTCACGGTCCGAGACGGACTCGAGCGCGGGTACTCCGCTGCCGAGCTTCGCTCCATGGCGTTCACGGCTCCTGCGCGAGGCGCGCGGATCACGGCGGCGATCGGCGACGAGAGCCAAGCGCTCCTCGAAGCGGTTCGTGTCGTCGCGCAGGACGACCAGTTCTTCTCGCACACCACCGCCGCGCGCGTCCATGGCATCCCGTTGCCCACGCGCTTCGAGCGCGAAGCTCGGATACACCTCGCGTCTCCGACGGGCCGTTCCCGCATGCAGCGTCCCGGCGTGGTGGGTCATCGGCTCAAGTCGGAGGTCGAGGAGGTCGACGGGATGCGCGTCGAGGCGAGGGCTGACACGTTCGTGCACCTCGCGCCGCTGCTGAGCCTCGAGGAGCTGGTCACCGTTGGCGACTGGCTCGTGTCGACGAAGCGCCGCGATCCGCTGACCGTCGAAGACCTGACCAATGCGCTGCGGCGCTACCCGGGAGTGCGAGGGCTCCACCGCGCACGACAAGCGGTCGCCCTCGTGAGGGTCGGGTCAGAGTCGCCACGCGAGTCTCTGGTGCGTCTGCTGATCATGGGAGCGCTGCCGGAACCAACGCTGCAGCACGAGGTGTTCGACGCGACCGGCCTGTTCGTCGCTCGGCTCGACGCGAGCTGGCCGCACCTCAAGCTCGCCGTAGAGTACGACGGCGAGCACCACACGGATCCGGCCCAGCAGGAGCGAGACCGCATCCGCCGCGGGAAGCTGCGTGCGCTCGGCTGGCAGGTCGTCGTGGTGACGAAGGATGACCTGGAGGACGGCGGCGAGGCGATCCTGCGCGAGATCGTCGCGGCGCACCGGCGCCTGAGCTCGTGGACGGCGGCCTGA